The following are encoded in a window of Lacinutrix sp. WUR7 genomic DNA:
- a CDS encoding Crp/Fnr family transcriptional regulator: MKNLIKYAIKYGLSEDLIQEINLNGKQIEIKKNENILNVGEHSKYIYIVIKGGFISQYFDDNKSKFRTTSFHIDNYHPFMTQPESYFSKKPSDTQIKAFKNSQVIEFHRNTIEKLSLKHKSFDKFCNTHIIEALIFINQIKSKLIGLPKDKLYDYLLEEHGPITKNVPSKYIAEFMGVTPQWLSKIKRTS; this comes from the coding sequence ATGAAAAACCTTATAAAATATGCTATTAAATACGGTCTATCAGAAGATTTAATTCAAGAGATAAATTTGAATGGTAAACAAATTGAAATCAAAAAAAACGAAAATATTCTTAATGTTGGAGAACATAGTAAATATATCTATATAGTAATCAAAGGTGGATTTATAAGTCAGTATTTTGATGATAATAAATCAAAATTTAGAACAACTTCGTTCCATATTGACAATTATCATCCATTTATGACGCAACCAGAAAGTTATTTTTCAAAGAAACCTTCTGATACGCAAATAAAAGCATTTAAAAATTCCCAAGTAATTGAATTTCATAGAAATACAATAGAAAAATTAAGTTTGAAACATAAATCTTTTGATAAATTTTGTAATACGCATATTATAGAAGCTCTCATTTTTATAAATCAAATAAAGTCTAAATTAATAGGTCTTCCCAAAGATAAATTATACGATTACCTCCTAGAAGAACACGGTCCAATTACTAAAAATGTTCCCTCAAAGTATATAGCAGAATTTATGGGAGTTACACCCCAATGGTTAAGTAAAATAAAACGTACTAGTTGA